The Macrobrachium rosenbergii isolate ZJJX-2024 chromosome 56, ASM4041242v1, whole genome shotgun sequence genome includes a region encoding these proteins:
- the LOC136836687 gene encoding sphingomyelin phosphodiesterase-like isoform X2: MLSGLLLHLTTFLTSLGLGEWFGIGAGADVARGRSSPSNPDAQVVHLSNEIDSWISLPEPSLSNMPFHLHQVLSALNGSEYESDTETDGTDRIFRPSDTYCGSCKILSKMVIGYSRLGGPMDIMANFLIKICYIVGYQSIPVCRGIINQDKDRLEWILKNSNTEAEEVCALVLGGQGCGVFQRAPWSVNIPPPDPKTYYGAPGSPAANTGRNLDALQTRQLGAGLASGHLVQQASQQQQQQQQQRVLLQQASQQQPQGKNLNQQPIPAEASVNVNEKVGVVSDGKRVLKVLHLTDPHFDPEYQVGSNAVCEAPLCCNADSGVPKRPANAAGKWGDYRNCDSPRWLLQHMLHHIVTNHPDIDYVLCTGDLVPHHIWKITEQDNIAIMKDMTDMFLEYFPNIPIYSSIGNHESYPRDSFPPPEVPEVWQKFGVQWLYDSVTEQWGRLMREPAPNSVRFGGYYSVVVRPGLRIISLNTNYCYRLNWWLLYKSIDPGLVLRWLVTELQKAEGRGEVVHIIGHIPPYYTDCYAQWAHQFSRIVSRYSHIIRGQFYGHSHVDEFRVHYDVHAPKKPIGVQYITPNNGPFQDLNPSYRIFYVDGDHPETTRNVLDYETWVMNLTHANKFDAPHWYQLYTARRDLQLPSLDPKNWDELVQRMAKNPSLFAKYYRYQMQDSDVALARGCDARCRKKTLCSIVEGDTMMPPKCSRRG; this comes from the exons GAGAATGGTTTGGTATAGGTGCCGGAGCGGACGTGGCCAGAGGTCGCTCTTCGCCATCCAACCCAGATGCCCAGGTGGTCCACCTCTCCAACGAAATAGACTCCTGGATTTCGCTACCCGAGCCATCTCTCAGCAACATGCCCTTTCACCTTCATCAG GTCTTGAGTGCACTCAATGGTAGTGAATACGAGAGTGACACAGAAACAGACGGCACAGATCGCATCTTCCGTCCGTCCGACACATACTGCGGTTCCTGCAAAATTCTTTCCAAAATGGTGATTGGGTATTCGCGTCTGGGTGGCCCGATGGACATCATGGCCAACTTCCTAATCAAAATATGCTACATCGTTGGATATCAGTCTATTCCTGTGTGTCGAGGAATCATCAATCAAGATAAA GACAGACTTGAGTGGATTTTGAAGAACTCCAATACAGAAGCTGAGGAGGTCTGTGCCCTTGTGCTCGGCGGGCAGGGTTGTGGCGTATTCCAAAGGGCACCTTGGAGCGTGAACATCCCTCCCCCTGACCCTAAGACTTACTATGGCGCGCCAGGGTCACCAGCGGCCAACACCGGTCGTAACTTGGATGCGCTTCAGACG AGACAACTTGGAGCCGGATTAGCGTCAGGACATCTTGTCCAGCAGGCATcccagcagcagcaacagcaacagcagcagcgtgTGCTTCTTCAGCAGGCCAGTCAACAGCAGCCTCAGGGCAAGAACCTCAACCAGCAGCCGATTCCTGCAGAAGCATCTGTCAATGTCAACGAGAAAGTTGGCGTGGTCAGCGATGGCAAACGAGTCCTCAAAGTCTTGCACCTGACTGATCCCCACTTTGATCCGGAATACCAGGTCGGGTCAAATGCAGTCTGCGAGGCGCCCTTGTGTTGTAATGCTGATAGTG GTGTCCCAAAACGTCCTGCCAATGCAGCAGGTAAATGGGGAGACTACCGTAATTGCGACTCGCCGCGCTGGCTTCTTCAACATATGCTTCACCACATTGTCACCAATCATCCT GATATAGATTACGTGCTATGTACAGGAGATCTCGTTCCGCACCACATTTGGAAAATCACCGAGCAGGACAACATTGCCATCATGAAAGACATGACAGATATGTTTCTGGAGTACTTCCCAAATATTCCAATCTACAGTTCGATTGGAAATCATGAAAGTTACCCGAGAGACAG TTTTCCCCCACCCGAGGTTCCTGAAGTGTGGCAAAAATTTGGAGTTCAGTGGTTGTATGATTCTGTGACTGAGCAGTGGGGAAGATTGATGAGAGAACCAGCGCCTAACTCAGTGAGATTTGGTGGATACTACTCAGTGGTGGTGAGACCTGGTCTTCGCATAATTTCGCTGAATACCAATTACTGCTACAGACTGAACTG GTGGCTGCTCTACAAGTCTATAGATCCTGGGCTGGTACTGCGATGGTTAGTTACGGAGCTTCAGAAGGCAGAAGGCCGAGGGGAAGTCGTGCATATTATTGGTCACATACCTCCATATTACACAGATTGTTATGCCCAGTGGGCTCACCAGTTTTCCAGAATAGTGTCCAG GTACAGCCACATAATCCGCGGACAGTTTTATGGACACTCTCACGTCGATGAGTTCCGAGTTCATTACGACGTCCATGCCCCCAAAAAGCCTATTGGCGTGCAGTACATAACCCCAAACAACGGGCCCTTTCAAGATTTGAATCCATCTTACAGGATATTCTATGTAGATGGGGATCACCCAGAGACAACAAGA aatgtCCTAGACTACGAGACGTGGGTCATGAACTTGACCCACGCAAATAAATTCGACGCTCCGCACTGGTACCAGCTTTACACTGCTCGACGTGATCTCCAGCTACCTTCGCTTGACCCCAAAAATTGGGATGAATTAGTACAAAGAATGGCAAAGAATCCAAGTCTCTTTGCCAAATATTACAG ATATCAAATGCAAGACAGTGACGTTGCATTAGCTCGCGGTTGTGACGCAAGATGTCGTAAGAAGACGCTTTGCAGCATAGTGGAAGGAGATACAATGATGCCGCCAAAATGCAGCCGAAGAGGATGA
- the LOC136836687 gene encoding sphingomyelin phosphodiesterase-like isoform X1, with the protein MVLYYIISGVRMLSGLLLHLTTFLTSLGLGEWFGIGAGADVARGRSSPSNPDAQVVHLSNEIDSWISLPEPSLSNMPFHLHQVLSALNGSEYESDTETDGTDRIFRPSDTYCGSCKILSKMVIGYSRLGGPMDIMANFLIKICYIVGYQSIPVCRGIINQDKDRLEWILKNSNTEAEEVCALVLGGQGCGVFQRAPWSVNIPPPDPKTYYGAPGSPAANTGRNLDALQTRQLGAGLASGHLVQQASQQQQQQQQQRVLLQQASQQQPQGKNLNQQPIPAEASVNVNEKVGVVSDGKRVLKVLHLTDPHFDPEYQVGSNAVCEAPLCCNADSGVPKRPANAAGKWGDYRNCDSPRWLLQHMLHHIVTNHPDIDYVLCTGDLVPHHIWKITEQDNIAIMKDMTDMFLEYFPNIPIYSSIGNHESYPRDSFPPPEVPEVWQKFGVQWLYDSVTEQWGRLMREPAPNSVRFGGYYSVVVRPGLRIISLNTNYCYRLNWWLLYKSIDPGLVLRWLVTELQKAEGRGEVVHIIGHIPPYYTDCYAQWAHQFSRIVSRYSHIIRGQFYGHSHVDEFRVHYDVHAPKKPIGVQYITPNNGPFQDLNPSYRIFYVDGDHPETTRNVLDYETWVMNLTHANKFDAPHWYQLYTARRDLQLPSLDPKNWDELVQRMAKNPSLFAKYYRYQMQDSDVALARGCDARCRKKTLCSIVEGDTMMPPKCSRRG; encoded by the exons GAGAATGGTTTGGTATAGGTGCCGGAGCGGACGTGGCCAGAGGTCGCTCTTCGCCATCCAACCCAGATGCCCAGGTGGTCCACCTCTCCAACGAAATAGACTCCTGGATTTCGCTACCCGAGCCATCTCTCAGCAACATGCCCTTTCACCTTCATCAG GTCTTGAGTGCACTCAATGGTAGTGAATACGAGAGTGACACAGAAACAGACGGCACAGATCGCATCTTCCGTCCGTCCGACACATACTGCGGTTCCTGCAAAATTCTTTCCAAAATGGTGATTGGGTATTCGCGTCTGGGTGGCCCGATGGACATCATGGCCAACTTCCTAATCAAAATATGCTACATCGTTGGATATCAGTCTATTCCTGTGTGTCGAGGAATCATCAATCAAGATAAA GACAGACTTGAGTGGATTTTGAAGAACTCCAATACAGAAGCTGAGGAGGTCTGTGCCCTTGTGCTCGGCGGGCAGGGTTGTGGCGTATTCCAAAGGGCACCTTGGAGCGTGAACATCCCTCCCCCTGACCCTAAGACTTACTATGGCGCGCCAGGGTCACCAGCGGCCAACACCGGTCGTAACTTGGATGCGCTTCAGACG AGACAACTTGGAGCCGGATTAGCGTCAGGACATCTTGTCCAGCAGGCATcccagcagcagcaacagcaacagcagcagcgtgTGCTTCTTCAGCAGGCCAGTCAACAGCAGCCTCAGGGCAAGAACCTCAACCAGCAGCCGATTCCTGCAGAAGCATCTGTCAATGTCAACGAGAAAGTTGGCGTGGTCAGCGATGGCAAACGAGTCCTCAAAGTCTTGCACCTGACTGATCCCCACTTTGATCCGGAATACCAGGTCGGGTCAAATGCAGTCTGCGAGGCGCCCTTGTGTTGTAATGCTGATAGTG GTGTCCCAAAACGTCCTGCCAATGCAGCAGGTAAATGGGGAGACTACCGTAATTGCGACTCGCCGCGCTGGCTTCTTCAACATATGCTTCACCACATTGTCACCAATCATCCT GATATAGATTACGTGCTATGTACAGGAGATCTCGTTCCGCACCACATTTGGAAAATCACCGAGCAGGACAACATTGCCATCATGAAAGACATGACAGATATGTTTCTGGAGTACTTCCCAAATATTCCAATCTACAGTTCGATTGGAAATCATGAAAGTTACCCGAGAGACAG TTTTCCCCCACCCGAGGTTCCTGAAGTGTGGCAAAAATTTGGAGTTCAGTGGTTGTATGATTCTGTGACTGAGCAGTGGGGAAGATTGATGAGAGAACCAGCGCCTAACTCAGTGAGATTTGGTGGATACTACTCAGTGGTGGTGAGACCTGGTCTTCGCATAATTTCGCTGAATACCAATTACTGCTACAGACTGAACTG GTGGCTGCTCTACAAGTCTATAGATCCTGGGCTGGTACTGCGATGGTTAGTTACGGAGCTTCAGAAGGCAGAAGGCCGAGGGGAAGTCGTGCATATTATTGGTCACATACCTCCATATTACACAGATTGTTATGCCCAGTGGGCTCACCAGTTTTCCAGAATAGTGTCCAG GTACAGCCACATAATCCGCGGACAGTTTTATGGACACTCTCACGTCGATGAGTTCCGAGTTCATTACGACGTCCATGCCCCCAAAAAGCCTATTGGCGTGCAGTACATAACCCCAAACAACGGGCCCTTTCAAGATTTGAATCCATCTTACAGGATATTCTATGTAGATGGGGATCACCCAGAGACAACAAGA aatgtCCTAGACTACGAGACGTGGGTCATGAACTTGACCCACGCAAATAAATTCGACGCTCCGCACTGGTACCAGCTTTACACTGCTCGACGTGATCTCCAGCTACCTTCGCTTGACCCCAAAAATTGGGATGAATTAGTACAAAGAATGGCAAAGAATCCAAGTCTCTTTGCCAAATATTACAG ATATCAAATGCAAGACAGTGACGTTGCATTAGCTCGCGGTTGTGACGCAAGATGTCGTAAGAAGACGCTTTGCAGCATAGTGGAAGGAGATACAATGATGCCGCCAAAATGCAGCCGAAGAGGATGA